Proteins from a single region of bacterium:
- a CDS encoding VOC family protein: protein MLVADVAAAAPGYLARFGYVERTGVIHDPTQTAHVQFLHRPGEPFYLELVAPDGPQSKLANALAKGGGLHHVCHSTPDIDAAVAHLRAQQMLLVLKPTPAVAFDGRRIAWLAGRDRLLLELVERGPEGSL, encoded by the coding sequence ATGCTGGTGGCGGACGTGGCGGCTGCCGCTCCCGGGTATCTCGCGCGCTTCGGCTACGTCGAGCGCACGGGCGTCATCCACGATCCGACGCAGACCGCCCACGTGCAGTTCCTGCACCGTCCGGGTGAGCCGTTCTACCTCGAGCTGGTCGCGCCCGACGGCCCGCAGAGCAAGCTCGCCAACGCGCTCGCCAAGGGCGGCGGTCTGCACCACGTCTGCCACAGCACGCCGGACATCGACGCCGCCGTCGCCCATCTGCGTGCCCAGCAGATGCTCCTGGTCCTGAAGCCGACGCCGGCCGTGGCGTTTGACGGGCGTCGTATCGCCTGGCTCGCCGGTCGCGATCGCCTGCTCCTCGAGCTGGTCGAGCGCGGGCCGGAGGGCAGCCTCTGA
- a CDS encoding response regulator, giving the protein MPRQVVIVEDTEGIRALYVALLRRWGCRIHEAGDGQSGLGLIREQRPDLVLLDIMLPALSGHDVLAVLRTNDDPQLRATPVIMTTALASRDMVAAIGALGVSGYLVKPITRDRFDREISRVLGAPGTGAAAPEIVVETFDGVPVVVLPWPPSTTFAVLGDAMKRTVETLAQAGHRRMIVDLTALHTLAPGAMRLVAEALTAARARRLRVAAVADEQTAASLQAIAETRAAYRATRDAAWTVVTGAAEEVLTSPAVQVG; this is encoded by the coding sequence ATGCCCAGACAGGTCGTCATCGTCGAAGACACCGAAGGGATCCGCGCGCTGTACGTCGCGCTGCTACGCCGCTGGGGATGCCGCATCCACGAGGCGGGCGACGGCCAGAGCGGCCTGGGTCTGATCCGCGAGCAGCGGCCCGACCTCGTGCTGCTCGACATCATGCTGCCCGCCCTGAGCGGACACGACGTGCTCGCGGTGCTGCGCACCAACGACGATCCGCAGCTGCGCGCCACGCCGGTCATCATGACGACGGCGCTCGCGTCACGCGACATGGTGGCCGCGATCGGCGCACTCGGCGTGAGCGGGTACCTCGTGAAGCCGATCACGCGCGACCGCTTCGATCGCGAGATCAGCCGCGTGCTCGGCGCGCCGGGCACCGGGGCGGCGGCGCCCGAGATCGTGGTCGAGACGTTCGACGGCGTCCCCGTCGTCGTGCTGCCGTGGCCGCCGTCCACGACGTTCGCCGTGCTCGGCGACGCGATGAAGCGTACCGTCGAGACGCTGGCGCAGGCGGGACACCGCCGCATGATCGTCGACCTGACGGCCCTGCACACGCTGGCACCGGGCGCGATGCGCCTCGTGGCCGAAGCGCTCACCGCCGCACGCGCCCGACGCCTGCGGGTCGCGGCCGTCGCCGACGAGCAGACCGCGGCCTCGTTGCAGGCGATCGCGGAGACCCGCGCCGCCTATCGCGCCACGCGCGACGCCGCGTGGACGGTCGTCACGGGCGCCGCGGAGGAGGTCCTCACCTCCCCCGCCGTGCAAGTCGGCTGA
- a CDS encoding DUF1329 domain-containing protein, with translation MPVRLLALLVVLVLVRAVPAGAGTVDGREWPPDPSKYAPAGTEVAPGLKIGDTLDQSNAQTAKDLLPPEVLSHFEKNEYQNPIVSWPEGIIHWDQSFDAATKENAAGRFRVDEQGAIIDAATGKMPEYVYGIPFPNVSPDDPQAALKALWNNFHVYWNTGSYNFNAQIVWVAPTGVDRISLQDVYFQYYENQNPRYRVPNPQEFSWQSLAAAKTPADLQGTVALSYRYRDPAKRDSVWTYVPALRRVRAVSPSNRSDGFLGSDLSQDDGNFFDAKPEDFKWKTVGVKEGLRFVDPLSIKGEGGALQWVPSGGYRQVWDKGLPSAGFQKEGWTGIAWAPVSAALAKRKFLVIEGVPNDRYYLYGKVELWIDTESWIGAFNRKFSWKGEALNTYQVDGYLNHPTQNPDGEYDWFWSSQHAWQCAEALKHNRATLAGLRQDMTLPFDRRVKHNTGQLFDVNTLSRFGK, from the coding sequence ATGCCCGTTCGTTTGCTCGCGTTGCTCGTGGTCCTCGTGCTGGTGCGTGCGGTCCCTGCCGGCGCCGGCACGGTCGATGGACGCGAGTGGCCGCCCGATCCGAGCAAGTACGCGCCCGCGGGCACCGAGGTCGCGCCGGGACTCAAGATCGGCGACACCCTCGATCAGAGCAACGCGCAGACGGCGAAGGATCTCCTGCCGCCCGAGGTGCTCTCGCACTTCGAGAAGAACGAGTACCAGAACCCGATCGTCTCCTGGCCCGAGGGCATCATCCATTGGGATCAGTCGTTCGACGCCGCGACGAAGGAGAACGCGGCGGGACGGTTCCGCGTCGACGAGCAGGGCGCGATCATCGACGCCGCCACCGGAAAGATGCCCGAGTACGTCTACGGCATCCCGTTCCCCAACGTCTCGCCCGACGACCCGCAGGCGGCGCTGAAGGCGCTGTGGAACAACTTCCACGTCTACTGGAACACGGGCAGCTACAACTTCAACGCGCAGATCGTCTGGGTGGCACCGACCGGCGTCGACCGCATCTCGCTCCAGGACGTCTACTTCCAGTACTACGAGAACCAGAATCCGCGGTATCGCGTGCCGAACCCACAGGAGTTCTCGTGGCAGTCGCTCGCCGCCGCGAAGACCCCCGCCGACCTCCAGGGAACGGTGGCGCTCAGCTACCGCTACCGCGATCCGGCCAAGCGCGACTCGGTGTGGACGTACGTCCCGGCGCTGCGCCGCGTGCGCGCCGTGAGCCCGTCGAACCGCTCCGACGGCTTCCTCGGCTCCGACCTGAGCCAGGACGACGGCAACTTCTTCGACGCCAAGCCCGAGGACTTCAAGTGGAAGACGGTCGGCGTGAAGGAGGGGCTGCGCTTCGTCGATCCGCTGTCGATCAAGGGTGAGGGCGGGGCGCTCCAGTGGGTGCCGTCCGGCGGCTACCGCCAGGTGTGGGACAAGGGCCTGCCGTCGGCCGGGTTCCAGAAGGAAGGGTGGACGGGCATCGCCTGGGCGCCCGTGAGCGCGGCGCTGGCCAAGCGCAAGTTCCTCGTCATCGAGGGCGTGCCGAACGACCGCTACTACCTCTACGGCAAGGTCGAGCTGTGGATCGACACGGAGTCGTGGATCGGCGCCTTCAACCGCAAGTTCTCGTGGAAGGGCGAGGCCCTCAACACGTACCAGGTCGACGGCTACCTGAATCACCCGACCCAGAACCCCGACGGCGAGTACGACTGGTTCTGGAGCTCGCAGCACGCCTGGCAGTGCGCGGAAGCGCTGAAGCACAACCGCGCGACGCTCGCCGGCCTGCGCCAGGACATGACGCTGCCGTTCGACCGGCGGGTGAAGCACAACACCGGCCAGCTCTTCGACGTCAACACGCTCAGCCGGTTCGGCAAATAG
- a CDS encoding CoA transferase has product MAALPLPSGALAGIRVIDMSHQAAGPWCTTLLGDMGADVIKVEKPGRGDSIRYADRSGRLPPEIGGPNFQGLNRNKRACTVDISKPAGVALLQRLARDADVLVENFRPGVMDRHDLGWEHLRAINPKLVYCSITAFGPRGPLAQKPGMDLIVQATGGVMGHTGEEGGPPIKSAPPVADITTGVYAALAVTSALVARGRTGEGQHVEVAMLDAVVSLFADNACNVLTEGTRFPKFGSGHPDLVPYQAFPASDGWFIVACLTNAFYKRLCVALERNDLLTDPRYATNPARVERRAEIVGVLSDIFRAQPVDHWIALLEHHDIPACRVQRLEEILAHPQIAENGLVVEYSDEKRGRIGLLGPLLHMSGTPTAFTRPAPGLGEHTDEVLHEFGLTDAEIAELRGAGVV; this is encoded by the coding sequence ATGGCTGCACTCCCGCTTCCGTCCGGCGCCCTCGCGGGCATTCGCGTCATCGACATGAGCCATCAGGCCGCCGGCCCGTGGTGCACGACGCTCCTCGGCGACATGGGTGCCGACGTCATCAAGGTGGAGAAGCCCGGCCGCGGCGATTCGATCCGCTACGCCGACCGCTCCGGCCGCCTGCCGCCCGAGATCGGCGGCCCGAACTTCCAGGGCCTCAACCGCAACAAGCGTGCCTGCACCGTCGACATCTCGAAGCCCGCCGGGGTGGCGCTGCTGCAGCGGCTCGCGCGCGACGCCGACGTGCTGGTCGAGAACTTCCGCCCCGGCGTGATGGACCGGCACGACCTCGGCTGGGAGCACCTGCGCGCGATCAACCCGAAGCTCGTCTACTGCTCGATCACCGCGTTCGGGCCGCGCGGGCCGCTCGCGCAGAAGCCGGGCATGGACCTCATCGTGCAGGCGACCGGTGGCGTCATGGGGCACACGGGCGAGGAGGGCGGGCCGCCCATCAAGTCGGCGCCGCCGGTGGCGGACATCACGACGGGCGTCTATGCCGCGCTCGCGGTGACGTCGGCGCTGGTCGCGCGCGGGCGCACCGGCGAGGGCCAGCACGTCGAGGTCGCCATGCTCGACGCCGTCGTGTCGCTCTTCGCCGACAACGCCTGCAACGTGCTCACCGAGGGCACGCGCTTCCCGAAGTTCGGCAGCGGGCATCCCGACCTGGTGCCGTACCAGGCGTTCCCGGCGAGCGACGGCTGGTTCATCGTCGCCTGCCTCACCAACGCCTTCTACAAGCGCCTGTGCGTGGCGCTCGAGCGCAACGACCTCCTCACCGATCCACGCTACGCGACCAACCCGGCGCGCGTCGAGCGGCGGGCGGAGATCGTCGGCGTGCTGAGCGACATCTTCCGCGCGCAGCCGGTCGACCACTGGATCGCGCTGCTCGAGCACCACGACATCCCCGCATGCCGCGTGCAGCGGCTCGAGGAGATCCTCGCGCACCCGCAGATCGCGGAGAACGGCCTCGTGGTCGAGTACAGCGACGAGAAGCGCGGCCGCATCGGGCTGCTCGGGCCGCTGCTGCACATGTCGGGCACGCCGACGGCGTTCACGCGCCCCGCGCCCGGCCTCGGCGAGCACACCGACGAGGTGCTGCACGAGTTCGGGCTCACCGACGCGGAGATCGCCGAGCTGCGCGGCGCCGGCGTCGTCTGA
- a CDS encoding enoyl-CoA hydratase/isomerase family protein — protein sequence MTPIDLGSTHLRGARAGGVLRVVLDRPERRNACTIEMYHGIKKAAVLAERDPEVDLLVLTGSGDHFCVGGEMGGRHEGGQPLDRETDGLDLTPFVQLERCPKVVMVAINGMCQGGGLVMTLMSDVAVASDRATFRVPELLRGVADCYLGARLAARVGMGRAKWLLFTAQPFTAAEALAMGLVSRVVPHDRLEAAVDETIGWIRQTAPGARTALKRDLNRSLPRIDLEMFAESLRGPEVQEGFRAFVEKRPPSWAPRARS from the coding sequence ATGACGCCCATCGATCTCGGCTCGACCCACCTTCGCGGCGCCCGCGCCGGCGGCGTCCTGCGTGTCGTCCTCGACCGGCCCGAGCGCCGGAACGCCTGCACCATCGAGATGTACCACGGCATCAAGAAAGCCGCCGTGCTCGCGGAACGCGACCCGGAGGTCGACCTGCTGGTGCTCACCGGGAGCGGCGACCACTTCTGCGTGGGCGGCGAGATGGGGGGCCGGCACGAGGGCGGGCAGCCGCTCGACCGCGAGACCGACGGCCTCGATCTGACCCCGTTCGTGCAGCTCGAGCGCTGTCCGAAGGTCGTCATGGTGGCGATCAACGGCATGTGTCAGGGCGGCGGGCTCGTGATGACGCTCATGAGCGACGTCGCGGTCGCGTCGGATCGCGCCACGTTCCGCGTGCCCGAGCTGCTGCGCGGCGTCGCCGACTGCTACCTCGGCGCGCGCCTCGCCGCCCGCGTCGGCATGGGGCGGGCGAAGTGGCTCCTTTTCACCGCGCAGCCGTTCACCGCCGCCGAGGCGTTGGCGATGGGCCTCGTCTCCCGCGTCGTGCCGCACGATCGCCTCGAGGCGGCGGTGGACGAGACGATCGGATGGATCCGCCAGACCGCTCCCGGCGCCCGCACCGCGCTCAAGCGCGACCTCAACCGCAGCCTGCCGCGCATCGACCTCGAGATGTTCGCGGAATCGCTGCGCGGTCCCGAGGTCCAGGAGGGGTTCCGGGCGTTCGTAGAGAAGCGGCCTCCGTCGTGGGCCCCGCGCGCCAGGAGCTAG
- a CDS encoding glycosyltransferase family 2 protein: MISVLIPTYNCGPWLGASLDSILPQLEPGDELVVVDDGSTDDTPAVLAAYGERLRVVPGRHAGLPAARNLCLAEARGDWIAFHDADDVAAPDRLAVARAWLAAHAEFDAVFQNGARMEDGSPVVPDRIAARCDGRRVGVADLFAGFPIYWQGALVPRRAFDAAGPFDARFPVQPDIAYGYRLLPRCRAAFVDRTGFHWRRHPTNTSADLLGTREDIARILEDLPPDVVAAIGARRVRAMIARQWSRVARRRLERGERDAARAGYGRAVALQPLHPGHRLGLWRAS; this comes from the coding sequence ATGATCTCGGTCCTGATCCCGACCTACAACTGCGGGCCGTGGCTCGGCGCGTCGCTCGACAGCATCCTGCCGCAGCTGGAGCCGGGCGACGAGCTCGTGGTGGTCGACGACGGCTCGACGGACGACACGCCCGCGGTGCTCGCGGCGTACGGCGAGCGCCTGCGCGTGGTGCCGGGACGCCACGCCGGCCTGCCGGCCGCCCGCAACCTCTGCCTCGCGGAAGCGCGCGGCGACTGGATCGCCTTCCACGACGCCGACGACGTCGCCGCGCCCGACCGCCTCGCCGTCGCGCGGGCGTGGCTCGCCGCGCACGCCGAGTTCGACGCCGTGTTCCAGAACGGCGCCCGCATGGAGGATGGCAGCCCGGTCGTCCCGGATCGCATCGCCGCGCGCTGCGACGGCCGCCGCGTCGGCGTCGCCGATCTCTTCGCCGGCTTCCCGATCTACTGGCAGGGCGCGCTCGTCCCGCGCCGCGCCTTCGACGCCGCCGGCCCGTTCGACGCACGCTTCCCGGTGCAGCCCGACATCGCCTACGGCTATCGCCTGCTGCCGCGCTGCCGCGCGGCCTTCGTCGACCGCACCGGCTTCCACTGGCGCCGCCACCCGACCAACACCAGCGCCGATCTCCTCGGCACGCGCGAGGACATCGCGCGCATCCTGGAAGACCTGCCGCCCGACGTCGTCGCGGCGATCGGCGCGCGGCGCGTGCGGGCGATGATCGCGCGCCAGTGGTCGCGCGTCGCCCGGCGCCGCCTGGAGCGCGGCGAGCGCGACGCCGCCCGCGCCGGCTACGGACGCGCCGTCGCGCTCCAGCCGCTGCATCCGGGCCATCGCCTCGGGCTGTGGAGGGCGTCGTGA
- a CDS encoding TetR/AcrR family transcriptional regulator, with the protein MATPTPQPTREAILDAAERLFSQHGVDGVAVRDLARELGLTPSSLYNHFPGKQALYEAVLERGLRPIVEVTAASWKGEIRRDSVAGTLDVLVAHLAQHRHLGRLLYRALLEEKGSVQQLLNRWLAPLYSEGVNVVESAAEAAGWEGDEVAHLALGLFGLVFAYFVNGEALRRFGPWPADPSDPELLAAQRRFLEKAILRLIGPRPRGAADPNRRRTPNG; encoded by the coding sequence ATGGCCACGCCGACCCCACAGCCGACGCGCGAGGCCATCCTCGATGCGGCCGAGCGGCTCTTCTCGCAGCACGGGGTCGACGGCGTGGCGGTGCGCGACCTGGCGCGCGAGCTCGGGCTGACGCCGTCGAGCCTCTACAACCACTTCCCCGGCAAGCAGGCGCTGTACGAGGCCGTCCTCGAGCGCGGGCTGCGGCCGATCGTCGAGGTGACGGCGGCGTCGTGGAAGGGCGAGATCCGGCGCGACTCCGTGGCCGGGACGCTCGACGTGCTGGTCGCGCACCTGGCCCAGCACCGGCACCTCGGACGGCTGCTGTACCGCGCGCTGCTGGAGGAGAAGGGCAGCGTGCAGCAGCTGCTGAACCGCTGGCTCGCGCCGCTCTACAGCGAGGGCGTGAACGTGGTCGAGAGCGCCGCCGAGGCCGCGGGCTGGGAGGGGGACGAGGTCGCGCACCTCGCGCTCGGCCTGTTCGGGCTCGTGTTCGCCTACTTCGTGAACGGCGAGGCGCTGCGCCGCTTCGGGCCGTGGCCCGCCGATCCGTCCGATCCCGAGCTGCTCGCCGCGCAGCGCCGCTTCCTCGAGAAGGCCATCCTGCGACTGATCGGTCCGCGCCCGCGCGGCGCCGCCGATCCCAACCGACGAAGGACTCCCAATGGCTGA
- a CDS encoding HAMP domain-containing histidine kinase — MSPTANEHVRAYREHGAVLGRRALLIAGGLSLLLSLVFTAVHDRQFDADVYAHLLHLRIAHGLGLGVIVAAALWTAWGRAHVWALAFLGTMLGTAMVLAMMPWSGGHASPYFGGLGLVMLGSALFYPSPARWTIASVIAIPLAYVGFVAWVPGSADVVVRNLVGLVATALIALAAALPRERLRRREFVARREAELARSTANQALLTARREGAVTAGLSCAGREMLELSQPALVVDRLCTLSTTLLAADAAVLLIPAAPAGGWRVTATTRQPEGAPAVGAELDRAVIDPLLPALQRGAVIACTAASHAGLLAKLAAASALAFALRDGGRVVAVQLVAFAELTIPPAWPVRRLARGLGNLGSLALARAHVLRDLTASRQAAEAMLASLSHELRTPLNVILGLSEMATETDDLAEARELIGGVRRAGERLASLVSDLLAARDVSGGPLRVVPVPLLVRELQRATAGLRPAPGVRLRWPSRVPALAVRCHAGELTGALSYLLVNAVQFTRHGLVALEVERRGRTVRFVVRDTGVGIAPEDRERVFELFRHGESREEQLGLGVGLYVARRTIEAIGGVLEVESTPGVGSAFTAVLPLATSREAGPAADDRAA; from the coding sequence GTGTCTCCGACTGCGAACGAGCACGTTCGGGCCTACCGCGAGCACGGCGCCGTGCTCGGGCGGCGTGCACTGCTGATCGCTGGCGGCCTCAGCCTGCTGCTCTCCCTCGTGTTCACCGCCGTCCACGACCGGCAGTTCGACGCCGACGTGTACGCCCATCTCCTCCATCTCCGCATCGCCCACGGGCTCGGGCTCGGGGTGATCGTGGCCGCGGCGCTGTGGACCGCGTGGGGCCGGGCGCACGTCTGGGCGCTGGCTTTTCTCGGCACCATGCTCGGGACGGCAATGGTCCTCGCGATGATGCCGTGGAGCGGTGGCCACGCGAGCCCGTACTTCGGCGGGCTCGGCCTGGTGATGCTCGGATCGGCCCTCTTCTACCCGTCGCCCGCGCGCTGGACGATCGCCTCGGTGATCGCGATCCCGCTGGCGTACGTCGGCTTCGTCGCCTGGGTGCCCGGCAGCGCGGACGTCGTGGTGCGCAACCTCGTGGGACTGGTCGCGACGGCGCTCATCGCACTGGCGGCGGCGTTGCCGCGCGAGCGACTCCGCCGCCGCGAGTTCGTCGCGCGCCGGGAGGCCGAGCTGGCGCGGAGCACCGCCAACCAGGCGCTCCTGACGGCGCGGCGCGAGGGCGCCGTCACCGCGGGGCTGTCGTGCGCGGGTCGTGAGATGTTGGAGCTGTCGCAGCCGGCGCTCGTGGTCGACCGCCTCTGCACGCTCAGCACGACCCTGCTCGCCGCCGACGCCGCCGTGCTGCTCATTCCCGCGGCGCCGGCGGGCGGCTGGCGGGTCACCGCCACGACGCGGCAGCCGGAGGGCGCACCGGCGGTGGGCGCCGAGCTGGATCGCGCGGTGATCGACCCCCTGCTGCCCGCGCTCCAGCGCGGCGCCGTGATCGCGTGCACCGCCGCATCCCACGCGGGTCTGCTCGCGAAGCTCGCGGCGGCGTCGGCGCTGGCGTTCGCGCTCCGCGACGGCGGGCGCGTGGTGGCCGTTCAGCTCGTCGCCTTCGCCGAGCTGACGATCCCGCCGGCATGGCCGGTGCGCCGCCTGGCCCGCGGGCTCGGCAACCTGGGCTCGCTGGCGCTGGCGCGGGCCCACGTGCTGCGCGACCTGACGGCGAGCCGCCAGGCGGCCGAAGCCATGCTCGCGTCGCTGTCGCACGAGTTGCGAACCCCGCTGAACGTCATCCTCGGCTTGTCCGAGATGGCGACCGAGACCGACGACCTGGCGGAGGCGCGCGAGCTGATCGGCGGCGTGCGGCGCGCCGGCGAGCGCCTGGCGTCGCTGGTGTCCGACCTGCTGGCGGCACGCGACGTGTCGGGCGGGCCGCTGCGTGTGGTGCCCGTGCCGCTGCTCGTGCGCGAGCTCCAACGGGCGACCGCGGGGCTGCGCCCCGCGCCGGGTGTACGCCTCCGGTGGCCGTCGCGCGTGCCGGCGCTGGCGGTGCGTTGCCATGCAGGCGAGCTGACCGGCGCGCTGTCCTACCTCCTCGTAAACGCCGTGCAGTTCACGCGTCACGGTCTCGTGGCGCTGGAGGTCGAGCGCCGCGGGCGGACCGTGCGCTTCGTCGTGCGCGACACCGGTGTCGGCATCGCGCCGGAGGATCGCGAGCGCGTCTTCGAGCTGTTCCGCCACGGCGAGAGTCGGGAAGAGCAGCTCGGGCTCGGCGTCGGCCTCTACGTCGCGCGCCGGACGATCGAGGCGATCGGCGGCGTGCTCGAGGTCGAGAGCACGCCGGGCGTGGGCTCGGCGTTCACGGCCGTCCTGCCGCTGGCGACGTCTCGCGAGGCGGGGCCGGCGGCCGACGACCGGGCCGCCTGA
- a CDS encoding MaoC family dehydratase N-terminal domain-containing protein, translating into MADVAGHGARITDEGIARIRERIGKGFTNRRPWRTEVTRDAAYHMALGIGDLSPLYHDEAYARQTKWGGLLAPYIMIQTFDTLRSVGSSGLPEGLPGVHSIWTGSLYEWKRPLKVGDAVTASSYLKSVEERQSKFGGGRSIYQTYEAVYTDQNGQDLGLRNDTWIRIERHKTAETKKYGEIGLAQWTPADVERFMAEYAAETRATERFWDDVAAGDELPQRIKGPLTPTAEIAFESQLGIYLVGNQVAAKLYAKHPKLFITNEQGVPEPPQRVHWDNAFTTRLLGLPGAYDLGPERCAWLIQVITDWMGDAGHLAKLECRYLKFNYIGDVTWIRGRVTEKFERDGKTLVKCTVECVNHRDEVTAAGTAEVELPRR; encoded by the coding sequence ATGGCTGACGTGGCCGGGCACGGCGCCCGCATCACCGACGAAGGCATCGCCCGCATCCGCGAGCGCATCGGCAAGGGCTTCACCAACCGCCGGCCGTGGCGCACCGAGGTGACGCGCGACGCCGCGTATCACATGGCGCTCGGCATCGGCGATCTGTCGCCGCTCTACCACGACGAGGCCTACGCCAGGCAGACGAAGTGGGGCGGCCTTCTCGCGCCCTACATCATGATCCAGACCTTCGACACGCTGCGCTCGGTCGGCTCGAGCGGACTCCCCGAGGGTCTGCCCGGCGTGCACTCGATCTGGACCGGCTCGCTCTACGAGTGGAAGCGCCCGCTGAAGGTCGGCGACGCCGTCACCGCGAGCTCGTACCTCAAGTCGGTCGAGGAGCGGCAGAGCAAGTTCGGCGGCGGCCGCTCCATCTACCAGACCTACGAGGCGGTCTACACCGACCAGAACGGCCAGGACCTCGGGCTCCGCAACGACACCTGGATCCGCATCGAGCGCCACAAGACCGCCGAGACGAAGAAGTACGGCGAGATCGGGCTCGCGCAGTGGACCCCCGCCGACGTCGAGCGCTTCATGGCCGAGTACGCCGCCGAGACGCGCGCGACCGAGCGCTTCTGGGACGACGTCGCCGCCGGCGACGAGCTGCCCCAGCGTATCAAGGGCCCGCTCACGCCGACCGCCGAGATCGCCTTCGAGTCGCAGCTCGGCATCTACTTGGTCGGCAACCAGGTCGCCGCGAAGCTCTACGCCAAGCACCCGAAGCTCTTCATCACCAACGAGCAGGGCGTGCCGGAGCCGCCGCAGCGCGTGCACTGGGACAACGCCTTCACGACGCGTCTCCTCGGCCTGCCGGGCGCCTACGACCTCGGGCCGGAGCGCTGCGCCTGGCTGATCCAGGTCATCACCGACTGGATGGGTGACGCGGGGCACCTCGCGAAGCTCGAGTGCCGCTATCTCAAGTTCAACTACATCGGCGACGTCACGTGGATCCGCGGCCGCGTCACGGAGAAGTTCGAGCGCGACGGCAAGACGCTCGTGAAGTGCACCGTCGAGTGCGTGAACCACCGCGACGAGGTGACGGCGGCCGGCACCGCCGAGGTCGAGCTGCCCCGGCGCTGA
- a CDS encoding acyl carrier protein produces the protein MPDVHDRLVRCFATVLPALDPAQIATAVLGEAPGWDSLATINLMLVIEEEFGVQLSLDELPDLTSFARIKAHLEKEAAA, from the coding sequence ATGCCCGATGTCCACGACCGCCTGGTCCGCTGCTTCGCCACCGTGCTGCCCGCGCTCGACCCGGCCCAGATCGCCACGGCGGTGCTGGGCGAGGCCCCGGGGTGGGACTCGCTCGCGACGATCAACCTGATGCTCGTGATCGAGGAGGAGTTCGGCGTGCAGCTGTCGCTCGACGAGCTGCCCGACCTCACGTCGTTCGCGCGCATCAAGGCGCACCTCGAGAAGGAAGCCGCCGCCTGA